In the genome of Neodiprion pinetum isolate iyNeoPine1 chromosome 2, iyNeoPine1.2, whole genome shotgun sequence, one region contains:
- the LOC124211507 gene encoding nuclear receptor coactivator 1 isoform X3, with protein MSVVNGNNTKKRKKSDAKPQSQLNKCLNEKRRRTQENLYIDELAELISAQDMSSGKTDKCQILQRTVDQIRHIRQQEGSNSHAVQQGEVSSSNPNILSNDQVGPILLEALDGFLFVVNAEGRVEYVTDNISQYISYTKDDVFGKDIYNIIHHGDHKTFMASLLPMSIGLTSEPQPQTRNRTFNCRFLVKPPDDKEETMEEKQQRISKYETMQICSALLPNNADRLESGDVSSESLDGPCMMCVARRIPHSEKPITSIKQFTVKLDTIGRIIWIDNSGLSPAYSKYIGKDLIGTKIQDLCHPLDVNKLNAHLDNTLHTHEGTSTIYRLRVKADKFLNVQTKSRLFKANVINGHESDFLMATHSIIGDNELTPNEGGQLSNSKTCSGHSSNHCTNSSNNNNGNNNNNVGGPLMTGAHHNGQSSGNTGRGLAAARAPTSSSSSNLNVFSANDTSSCNPLTSMSTTSNSFNQFSGNMELDFELFPSTTWELDSGHSWGDRSDSRASGPTNSRPPSQPAPASPSPQGSFSVNSATGATSHCSSMRAYSPTSVHTSRSFSNSFSFSPLQETQTAVTGTPSSANTNGGGGVLANKRLEESKGCPPATPANVDTNKSQHSAAPAPDTQNCAVSTESGRLRNLLTKGASTSDENQDNTNNTVSDNQNKHRILKTLLKETDDEDLHLDIDNKKVRPSNSGISKSSTDHSKTSSGNNMLLELLNDKNDDDDLETRAGLKKRHELLQQLLKDEDEEGKNHDSQNRGDDPLLKSLGFNNPTPPLSQSGNHVGQLQVGQKRPGENGDEDLAAKRTMDRLHQVTSSGNNSSSNASTSKLWEKNKMLAWLLAQQPSEPKTKPSVPLHELSAIPQEKLARKQVAQQSSWPNAQPVGSNPSTKTTTPIQSQPRLPRNPTNIYDVFNQPQRPQVGSLNPEFGTAGGENRRSVQVEQTWLEPSGSDPILSDLLDQVIEIVPDTITDPTAIINLLDIIESPQNNAVDEKIAAINAIHKSLILCETAVNPTSSTITMPGTPPAYSTTLGNTPVTTGHNYQPPPMYQQQQQRARFNSAQQNAVRQSSVQFSQQHLQLQQRTKQLQQQQQQQQQQQLKQRLLQQQQQQQLLIPSNATATDQLPTDIHNIDSLLNNTVAPNVSLQRSSVSDSQVSPGYGGISVQLPSTHRLTHSYSHPSTLPQHSVVNTNFNNGQQGSAAARLSPHSPASILSFSHPQSLSPRVTQGNYGNGPRMFVNSVRPQPQQSVSQQQQQRSMPSPGTPASARQSPFPADTFPPPAASPTAGQFPPVPNAGAANPSGQYRLQRTTSTPSATTQLPGGINSPRHYGGMNKEQPLLSPSHPHSGCPSQPSLNQHNVTNTQHLSNQHPAMIYHSNTTLNSTEVQNNQFCYDRASVSLYSSGPGDTSNTRPLPPGNPNSHQMGGNTGSGGTMTEFVRQELRAIVGARTQQQQQQQRIPNNIQNNLSGQVSAEDLDALGLTYEMSSAGEAVVSDGPAKSWAIGSAGSAPSSSRTTMEEVARGDPKSSLLQKLLSE; from the exons ATCCGGCACATAAGGCAACAAGAAGGCTCTAATAGTCATGCTGTACAGCAAGGGGAAGTTTCCTCGTCAAATCCTAATATATTATCTAATGACCAAGTTGGCCCTATTTTACTTGAG GCATTAGATGGATTCTTATTCGTTGTGAACGCCGAGGGCAGAGTCGAGTACGTAACGGATAATATATCTCAATATATTTCTTATACAAAAGATGACGTGTTTGGAAAAGATATCTATAACATTATACATCACGGAGATCATAAAACGTTCATGGCAAGCTTGCTTCCGATGTCAATAG GGTTGACAAGCGAGCCTCAACCACAGACGAGAAATCGGACATTTAATTGCCGTTTTTTGGTGAAGCCTCCCGATGATAAAGAAGAGACTATGGAAGAGAAGCAACAGAGAATATCAAAGTACGAAACTATGCAAATCTGTTCAGCGCTTCTCCCAAACAACGCAGACCGCCTAGAAAGTGGAGACGTGTCCTCAGAATCTTTAGACGGGCCATGCATGATGTGCGTCGCCCGGCGAATACCCCACAGTGAAAAGCCGATAACTTCCATTAAACAATTCACTGTTAAACTTGACACTATTGGCAGGATTATATGGATAGACAACAGCGGCTTGTCTCCTGCATACTCCAAGTACATAGGCAAG GACCTAATTGGCACTAAAATACAAGACTTGTGCCATCCACTGGATGTGAATAAGTTGAATGCTCATTTGGATAATACGCTTCACACCCATGAAGGCACGAGTACAATTTATCGGCTCCGTGTGAAAGCAGACAAGTTCCTTAACGTTCAAACAAAGTCAAGACTCTTTAAAGCAAATGTGATTAATGGTCACGAATCTGATTTCTTGATGGCAACACATTCTATTATTGG GGACAATGAGTTAACGCCTAACGAGGGTGGTCAGCTTTCCAACAGCAAAACGTGCTCTGGACACTCTAGTAACCATTGTACgaatagtagtaataataataatggtaacaataacaataacgtcGGTGGTCCATTGATGACCGGGGCTCATCATAATGGCCAATCGAGTGGCAATACCGGCCGGGGGCTGGCAGCGGCACGGGCACCAacatcctcctcctcgtcaAACTTGAATGTATTTAGTGCAAACGATACTTCGTCGTGTAATCCTTTAACTTCAATGAGTACGACAAGTAATTCGTTCAACCAATTTTCGGGGAACATGGAATTGGATTTTGAGCTTTTCCCTAGTACCACATGGGAACTGGACAGCGGACATAGCTGGGGAGATCGATCTGACTCGAGGGCAAGCGGACCGACTAATTCTCGACCCCCCTCGCAGCCAGCCCCGGCATCTCCGAGCCCCCAAGGATCATTCTCCGTTAATTCTGCTACTGGCGCCACATCCCACTGTAGCTCGATGCGCGCATACAGTCCAACCTCGGTGCACACCAGTAGATCCTTCAGTAATTCCTTCTCGTTCAGTCCTCTTCAGGAGACGCAAACGGCGGTCACTGGCACACCTTCAAGCGCTAATACCAACGGGGGTGGTGGGGTATTGGCTAACAAGAGATTGGAGGAGAGCAAGGGATGCCCGCCTGCTACACCTGCCAATGTTGATACAAACAAAAGTCAGCATAGCGCCGCGCCAGCCCCAGATACACAGAACTGTGCCGTTTCTACAGAGTCTGGAAGACTCAGGAATCTTTTGACCAAGGGAGCTAGCACTAGCGATGAAAATCAAGACAATACCAATAATACTGTCTCTGACAACCAAAACAAGCATAGGATACTGAAGACATTGCTTAAGGAGACTGATGATGAGGATCTACATCTTGATATAGATAACAAAAAAGTACGGCCAAGTAATAGCGGTATTTCCAAATCCAGCACAGATCATTCCAAGACTTCAAGCGGAAACAACATGTTGTTGGAG TTATTAAATGACAAAAATGATGACGATGACTTGGAAACCAGAGCGGGTTTAAAGAAGCGGCATGAACTTTTACAGCAGCTTCTAAAAGACGAGgacgaagaaggaaaaaatcacgACTCACag AATCGGGGTGATGATCCTCTGTTGAAAAGTCTCGGATTTAATAACCCGACACCACCGCTGTCACAATCAGGCAATCACGTAGGCCAGTTACAAGTTGGTCAGAAGAGACCAGGTGAGAATGGAGACGAAGATTTGGCTGCAAAACGCACGATGGACAGGCTGCACCAAGTAACTTCTTCCGGCAATAATTCGTCCTCCAATGCCTCAACCAGCAAGCTATgggagaagaataaaatgcTCGCCTGGCTTTTAGCACAACAGCCGTCTGAACCGAAAACTAAACCTTCAGTACCTCTCCATGAATTGTCAGCAATCCCACAG GAAAAGCTAGCTCGAAAACAGGTAGCACAGCAAAGTTCCTGGCCTAATGCGCAACCAGTTGGCAGTAATCCATCTACAAAGACAACCACTCCGATCCAAAGTCAACCTCGACTACCTCGCAATCCGACTAATATCTATGATGTTTTTAATCAG CCACAACGACCTCAAGTGGGTTCACTGAATCCAGAATTTGGAACTGCTGGTGGAGAAAATCGTCGTTCTGTTCAAGTAGAGCAGACTTGGTTGGAACCTTCAGGGTCTGATCCCATACTTTCTGATCTATTAGACCAGGTCATAGAAATTGTGCCAGATACAATCACAG ATCCAACAGCGATCATAAATCTTTTAGACATCATCGAATCGCCACAGAATAATGCTGTAGACGAGAAAATAGCTGCTATTAACGCCATCCACAAGTCATTGATACTATGCGAAACTGCAGTGAACCCTACGTCTTCCACGATAACGATGCCTGGCACACCACCCGCATACTCTACCACA TTGGGAAATACTCCTGTTACAACCGGCCATAATTACCAGCCACCTCCAATGTaccagcaacagcagcaaagGGCAAGATTTAATAGTGCCCAACAGAATGCTGTACGGCAGTCATCGGTCCAATTCAGTCAACAACACCTACAGTTACAGCAGAGAACTAAGCAACttcaacagcagcagcagcagcagcagcaacagcaacttAAACAACGGTTACttcagcaacagcagcaacaacaactcCTTATACCTTCTAATGCAACAGCCACTGACCAGTTACCGACTGACATTCATAACATTGATAGTCTACTCAACAACACAGTGGCGCCTAACGTTTCACTACAG CGATCGAGCGTCTCCGACTCTCAGGTATCACCAGGTTATGGAGGAATATCCGTCCAGTTGCCTTCCACGCATCGTCTCACACATTCATATTCTCACCCTTCAACGTTACCTCAACA CTCTGTTGTGAACACCAACTTCAATAACGGGCAACAAGGATCGGCGGCAGCGAGGCTCTCCCCACACTCGCCCGCTAgtattttgtcattttcacATCCACAATCGCTATCTCCTCGCGTAACTCAG GGAAATTATGGTAACGGACCAAGGATGTTTGTAAATTCGGTAAGACCACAACCGCAACAGTCTGTCtcacagcagcaacagcaacgaTCCATGCCATCACCTGGAACACCTGCTTCGGCAAGGCAATCTCCTTTTCCTGCAGACACATTTCCACCGCCAGCTGCTTCACCTACTGCTGGTCAATTTCCTCCGGTTCCTAATGCGGGCGCGGCGAATCCCTCAGGACAATATAGACTTCAGCGAACTACATCAACACCATCAGCAACGACACAGCTGCCAG GTGGGATAAATTCGCCGAGGCACTATGGGGGAATGAATAAGGAGCAGCCGCTTCTGTCGCCAAGCCATCCTCATTCCGGTTGCCCATCTCAGCCATCGCTGAACCAACACAATGTCACCAACACCCAACATCTATCGAATCAACACCCTGCTATGATTTATCACTCAAACACCACACTCAACTCCACTGAAGTACAGAATAACCAATTTTGTTACGATCGAGCGTCCGTTTCACTCTATTCGTCGGGGCCTGGGGATACATCGAACACCAGGCCTCTGCCTCCTGGCAATCCCAACAGTCACCAAATGGGTG GTAATACGGGAAGTGGTGGGactatgacagagtttgttcGACAGGAGTTGAGAGCTATTGTTGGTGCTCGAacacaacagcagcagcagcagcaaaggATACCAAACAACATCCAAAACAATTTATCTGGTCAAGTTTCTGCGGAAGACCTCGACGCCCTTGGTTTAACTTACGAGATGTCGTCTGCAG GTGAGGCTGTGGTTAGCGATGGCCCCGCCAAAAGCTGGGCCATTGGGAGTGCTGGAAGTGCACCCTCTTCCTCCAGG ACTACTATGGAGGAAGTGGCACGAGGTGATCCGAAATCATCCCTACTACAAAAACTATTATCCGAGTGA